A window from Acinonyx jubatus isolate Ajub_Pintada_27869175 chromosome E1, VMU_Ajub_asm_v1.0, whole genome shotgun sequence encodes these proteins:
- the PIP4K2B gene encoding phosphatidylinositol 5-phosphate 4-kinase type-2 beta isoform X1 — MSSNCTSTTAVAVAPLSASKTKTKKKHFVCQKVKLFRASEPILSVLMWGVNHTINELSNVPVPVMLMPDDFKAYSKIKVDNHLFNKENLPSRFKFKEYCPMVFRNLRERFGIDDQDYQNSVTRSAPINSDSQGRCGTRFLTTYDRRFVIKTVSSEDVAEMHNILKKYHQFIVECHGNTLLPQFLGMYRLTVDGVETYMVVTRNVFSHRLTVHRKYDLKGSTVAREASDKEKAKDLPTFKDNDFLNEGQKLHVGEESKKNFLEKLKRDVEFLAQLKIMDYSLLVGIHDVDRAEQEEMEVEERAEDEECENDGLGGNLLCSYGTPPDSPGNLLSFPRFFGPGEFDPSVDVYAMKSHESAPKKEVYFMAIIDILTPYDAKKKAAHAAKTVKHGAGAEISTVNPEQYSKRFNEFMSNILT, encoded by the exons aTGTCGTCCAACTGCACCAGCACCACGGCGGTGGCGGTGGCGCCGCTCAGCGCCAGCAAGACCAAGACCAAAAAGAAGCATTTCGTGTGCCAGAAAGTGAAGCTATTCCGGGCCAGCGAGCCGATCCTCAGCGTCCTGATGTGGGGGGTGAACCACACG ATCAATGAGCTGAGCAATGTCCCCGTCCCTGTCATGCTAATGCCAGATGACTTCAAAGCATACAGCAAGATCAAGGTGGACAATCATCTCTTCAATAA GGAGAACCTTCCCAGCCGTTTTAAGTTTAAGGAGTACTGCCCCATGGTGTTCCGGAATCTCCGGGAGAGGTTTGGGATTGATGATCAGGATTACCAG AATTCGGTGACACGCAGCGCCCCTATCAACAGTGACAGCCAGGGCCGATGTGGCACACGTTTCCTCACCACCTACGACCGGCGCTTTGTCATCAAGACCGTGTCAAGTGAGGATGTGGCTGAGATGCACAACATCTTAAAGAAATACCACCAG TTCATTGTGGAGTGTCACGGCAACACCCTTTTGCCGCAGTTCCTGGGCATGTACCGCTTGACCGTGGATGGCGTGGAGACCTACATGGTGGTCACCAGGAACGTGTTCAGCCATCGGCTCACTGTGCACCGCAAGTATGACCTCAAG GGCTCCACTGTTGCCAGAGAAGCGAGCGACAAGGAGAAG GCCAAGGACTTGCCGACATTCAAAGACAATGACTTCCTCAATGAGGGGCAGAAGCTGCATGTGGGAGAGGAGAGTAAAAAGAACTTCCTGGAAAAACTGAAACGGGACGTGGAG TTCCTGGCCCAGCTGAAGATCATGGACTACAGCCTGCTGGTGGGCATCCACGACGTGGACCGGGCGGAGCAGGAGGAGATGGAGGTGGAGGAGCGGGCAGAGGACGAGGAGTGCGAGAATGACGGGCTGGGTGGCAACCTGCTGTGCTCCTACGGCACGCCTCCGGACAGCCCCGGCAACCTCCTCAGCTTCCCCCGCTTCTTTGGTCCTGGGGAGTTCGACCCCTCTGTTGACGTCTATGCCATGAAAAGCCATGAAA GTGCCCCCAAGAAAGAGGTCTATTTCATGGCCATCATCGACATCCTCACGCCATATGATGCTAAGAAGAAAGCCGCGCACGCTGCCAAAACAGTGAAGCACGGG GCGGGGGCCGAGATCTCGACTGTGAACCCTGAGCAGTACTCCAAACGCTTCAACGAGTTCATGTCCAACATCCTGACGTAG
- the PIP4K2B gene encoding phosphatidylinositol 5-phosphate 4-kinase type-2 beta isoform X3, with protein MLMPDDFKAYSKIKVDNHLFNKENLPSRFKFKEYCPMVFRNLRERFGIDDQDYQNSVTRSAPINSDSQGRCGTRFLTTYDRRFVIKTVSSEDVAEMHNILKKYHQFIVECHGNTLLPQFLGMYRLTVDGVETYMVVTRNVFSHRLTVHRKYDLKGSTVAREASDKEKAKDLPTFKDNDFLNEGQKLHVGEESKKNFLEKLKRDVEFLAQLKIMDYSLLVGIHDVDRAEQEEMEVEERAEDEECENDGLGGNLLCSYGTPPDSPGNLLSFPRFFGPGEFDPSVDVYAMKSHESAPKKEVYFMAIIDILTPYDAKKKAAHAAKTVKHGAGAEISTVNPEQYSKRFNEFMSNILT; from the exons ATGCTAATGCCAGATGACTTCAAAGCATACAGCAAGATCAAGGTGGACAATCATCTCTTCAATAA GGAGAACCTTCCCAGCCGTTTTAAGTTTAAGGAGTACTGCCCCATGGTGTTCCGGAATCTCCGGGAGAGGTTTGGGATTGATGATCAGGATTACCAG AATTCGGTGACACGCAGCGCCCCTATCAACAGTGACAGCCAGGGCCGATGTGGCACACGTTTCCTCACCACCTACGACCGGCGCTTTGTCATCAAGACCGTGTCAAGTGAGGATGTGGCTGAGATGCACAACATCTTAAAGAAATACCACCAG TTCATTGTGGAGTGTCACGGCAACACCCTTTTGCCGCAGTTCCTGGGCATGTACCGCTTGACCGTGGATGGCGTGGAGACCTACATGGTGGTCACCAGGAACGTGTTCAGCCATCGGCTCACTGTGCACCGCAAGTATGACCTCAAG GGCTCCACTGTTGCCAGAGAAGCGAGCGACAAGGAGAAG GCCAAGGACTTGCCGACATTCAAAGACAATGACTTCCTCAATGAGGGGCAGAAGCTGCATGTGGGAGAGGAGAGTAAAAAGAACTTCCTGGAAAAACTGAAACGGGACGTGGAG TTCCTGGCCCAGCTGAAGATCATGGACTACAGCCTGCTGGTGGGCATCCACGACGTGGACCGGGCGGAGCAGGAGGAGATGGAGGTGGAGGAGCGGGCAGAGGACGAGGAGTGCGAGAATGACGGGCTGGGTGGCAACCTGCTGTGCTCCTACGGCACGCCTCCGGACAGCCCCGGCAACCTCCTCAGCTTCCCCCGCTTCTTTGGTCCTGGGGAGTTCGACCCCTCTGTTGACGTCTATGCCATGAAAAGCCATGAAA GTGCCCCCAAGAAAGAGGTCTATTTCATGGCCATCATCGACATCCTCACGCCATATGATGCTAAGAAGAAAGCCGCGCACGCTGCCAAAACAGTGAAGCACGGG GCGGGGGCCGAGATCTCGACTGTGAACCCTGAGCAGTACTCCAAACGCTTCAACGAGTTCATGTCCAACATCCTGACGTAG
- the PIP4K2B gene encoding phosphatidylinositol 5-phosphate 4-kinase type-2 beta isoform X2: MFLGCRIEVLRCRRSFNWTLWREEAKRQINELSNVPVPVMLMPDDFKAYSKIKVDNHLFNKENLPSRFKFKEYCPMVFRNLRERFGIDDQDYQNSVTRSAPINSDSQGRCGTRFLTTYDRRFVIKTVSSEDVAEMHNILKKYHQFIVECHGNTLLPQFLGMYRLTVDGVETYMVVTRNVFSHRLTVHRKYDLKGSTVAREASDKEKAKDLPTFKDNDFLNEGQKLHVGEESKKNFLEKLKRDVEFLAQLKIMDYSLLVGIHDVDRAEQEEMEVEERAEDEECENDGLGGNLLCSYGTPPDSPGNLLSFPRFFGPGEFDPSVDVYAMKSHESAPKKEVYFMAIIDILTPYDAKKKAAHAAKTVKHGAGAEISTVNPEQYSKRFNEFMSNILT, from the exons ATGTTTCTCGGCTGTAGGATAGAAGTCTTAAGGTGCCGCCGGTCTTTTAACTGGACCCTTTGGAGGGAGGAGGCCAAGCGGCAG ATCAATGAGCTGAGCAATGTCCCCGTCCCTGTCATGCTAATGCCAGATGACTTCAAAGCATACAGCAAGATCAAGGTGGACAATCATCTCTTCAATAA GGAGAACCTTCCCAGCCGTTTTAAGTTTAAGGAGTACTGCCCCATGGTGTTCCGGAATCTCCGGGAGAGGTTTGGGATTGATGATCAGGATTACCAG AATTCGGTGACACGCAGCGCCCCTATCAACAGTGACAGCCAGGGCCGATGTGGCACACGTTTCCTCACCACCTACGACCGGCGCTTTGTCATCAAGACCGTGTCAAGTGAGGATGTGGCTGAGATGCACAACATCTTAAAGAAATACCACCAG TTCATTGTGGAGTGTCACGGCAACACCCTTTTGCCGCAGTTCCTGGGCATGTACCGCTTGACCGTGGATGGCGTGGAGACCTACATGGTGGTCACCAGGAACGTGTTCAGCCATCGGCTCACTGTGCACCGCAAGTATGACCTCAAG GGCTCCACTGTTGCCAGAGAAGCGAGCGACAAGGAGAAG GCCAAGGACTTGCCGACATTCAAAGACAATGACTTCCTCAATGAGGGGCAGAAGCTGCATGTGGGAGAGGAGAGTAAAAAGAACTTCCTGGAAAAACTGAAACGGGACGTGGAG TTCCTGGCCCAGCTGAAGATCATGGACTACAGCCTGCTGGTGGGCATCCACGACGTGGACCGGGCGGAGCAGGAGGAGATGGAGGTGGAGGAGCGGGCAGAGGACGAGGAGTGCGAGAATGACGGGCTGGGTGGCAACCTGCTGTGCTCCTACGGCACGCCTCCGGACAGCCCCGGCAACCTCCTCAGCTTCCCCCGCTTCTTTGGTCCTGGGGAGTTCGACCCCTCTGTTGACGTCTATGCCATGAAAAGCCATGAAA GTGCCCCCAAGAAAGAGGTCTATTTCATGGCCATCATCGACATCCTCACGCCATATGATGCTAAGAAGAAAGCCGCGCACGCTGCCAAAACAGTGAAGCACGGG GCGGGGGCCGAGATCTCGACTGTGAACCCTGAGCAGTACTCCAAACGCTTCAACGAGTTCATGTCCAACATCCTGACGTAG